The Saccharothrix variisporea genome has a segment encoding these proteins:
- a CDS encoding TetR/AcrR family transcriptional regulator: MKGEPGLRDRKKRLTRAALCRAAVTLAAERGLDQVTVEDISAAADVSPRTFFNYFSSKEEAVVGPDPEAGLRLRDRVVGAPAGVSAVGAVKGALVAEVVENLADDRELWMLRMKVVQQHPVLLARAFAGGEDVERRLAEGVAARVGQVPDEVFPLLLAAAAGAAFRVAITRWSTVDDPLESLLGEALDLLAAGLADPPRS; encoded by the coding sequence GTGAAGGGTGAGCCGGGGCTGCGGGACCGCAAGAAGCGGCTCACCCGTGCCGCGTTGTGCCGGGCTGCCGTCACGCTCGCCGCTGAGCGTGGGCTGGACCAGGTGACGGTCGAGGACATCAGTGCTGCCGCCGACGTCTCGCCGCGCACGTTCTTCAACTACTTCTCCAGCAAGGAAGAAGCCGTCGTTGGGCCGGACCCCGAGGCCGGCCTACGGCTGCGTGACCGGGTGGTCGGGGCGCCGGCGGGGGTCAGTGCGGTGGGTGCGGTCAAGGGTGCGTTGGTTGCCGAGGTGGTCGAGAACCTTGCCGACGACCGTGAGTTGTGGATGTTGCGCATGAAGGTCGTGCAGCAGCACCCCGTCCTGCTCGCGCGGGCGTTCGCGGGTGGTGAGGACGTGGAGCGGCGGCTCGCCGAAGGGGTTGCGGCTCGGGTCGGGCAGGTCCCGGACGAGGTCTTCCCGCTGTTGCTGGCCGCTGCGGCCGGAGCCGCGTTCCGGGTGGCGATCACGCGCTGGTCCACAGTGGACGATCCGCTGGAGTCGCTGCTCGGGGAGGCCCTGGACCTGCTTGCCGCCGGTCTGGCCGACCCGCCCAGGTCGTAG
- the chrA gene encoding chromate efflux transporter, whose amino-acid sequence MTKVGLGTIAREWGRIGCIGFGGPPAHISLLRDLCVTRRKWLDEAEFEHGIAATNLLPGPASTQLAILCAWRLRGTAGALVGGFCFIVPGLVVILALAALFLAADPPAWVTGAAAGAGAAVPAVALHAAWGLVPGSWKRVTERAGRLRWVAYLVAGAVAAAVTGPWLVLVLLVAGLVEVSVHAPSGRRSWPVVLALPATGGGLLGVAWVATKVGALSYGGGFVIIPLMQRDAVHTYGWMTDAQFLNAVALGQITPGPVVQTVAVVGYAAAGLVGGLLASVVAFAPSFLFVIFGGPKLERLRDNRKAQAFLTGAGAAAIGAIGGSTLPLALSLHEPWQFAVLGGAVLWLLVLRRGVVSALLVAGVAGALISLL is encoded by the coding sequence GTGACGAAGGTCGGACTGGGCACGATCGCCCGCGAGTGGGGACGGATCGGGTGCATCGGGTTCGGTGGGCCGCCCGCGCACATCTCGCTGCTGCGCGACCTGTGCGTGACGCGGCGCAAGTGGCTGGACGAAGCCGAGTTCGAGCACGGCATCGCCGCCACCAACCTGCTGCCCGGACCCGCGTCCACCCAGCTCGCGATCCTGTGCGCGTGGCGGCTGCGCGGCACGGCGGGCGCGCTGGTGGGCGGGTTCTGCTTCATCGTCCCCGGCCTGGTCGTGATCCTCGCGCTGGCCGCGTTGTTCCTGGCCGCCGACCCGCCCGCGTGGGTGACGGGCGCGGCGGCGGGCGCGGGTGCGGCGGTGCCGGCGGTGGCGCTGCACGCGGCGTGGGGCCTGGTCCCGGGCAGCTGGAAGCGGGTCACCGAGCGGGCCGGGCGGCTGCGGTGGGTCGCCTACCTGGTCGCCGGGGCGGTCGCGGCGGCGGTGACCGGGCCGTGGCTGGTGCTGGTACTGCTGGTCGCCGGGCTGGTCGAGGTGTCGGTGCACGCGCCGTCCGGGCGGCGGTCGTGGCCGGTGGTGCTCGCGCTGCCGGCGACCGGCGGGGGACTGCTCGGCGTGGCGTGGGTGGCGACCAAGGTCGGCGCGCTGTCCTACGGCGGCGGGTTCGTGATCATCCCGCTGATGCAGCGCGACGCCGTGCACACCTACGGCTGGATGACCGACGCGCAGTTCCTCAACGCCGTGGCGCTGGGCCAGATCACGCCGGGACCGGTCGTGCAGACCGTCGCCGTGGTCGGGTACGCCGCCGCCGGGCTGGTCGGCGGGCTGCTCGCGAGCGTGGTGGCGTTCGCGCCGTCGTTCCTGTTCGTGATCTTCGGCGGGCCGAAGCTGGAACGCCTGCGGGACAACCGGAAGGCCCAGGCGTTCCTCACCGGCGCGGGCGCGGCGGCGATCGGCGCGATCGGCGGGTCCACGCTGCCGCTGGCCCTGTCGCTGCACGAGCCGTGGCAGTTCGCGGTGCTCGGCGGCGCGGTGCTGTGGCTGCTGGTGCTGCGGCGCGGGGTCGTGTCGGCGCTGCTGGTGGCCGGGGTCGCGGGGGCGTTGATCAGCCTGCTGTGA
- a CDS encoding TetR/AcrR family transcriptional regulator, translating to MVGSNAATGRVPWRERVRLTVTKDIVLAARRRVAVDGIEGLTIRAVSRDLGMSSPAMYRYFRSLEDLTDAIVLDVLDEMTGMLDAVVDQSAGEETARRIVLASRALRRWALDHAFEFQLTMVTPPTAEAAKPRLSDARYRFGKVFAGLFARFLGERGEPLPEDSAALLPETISEFRRRMELPVPDSTIALFLRCWVRLYGVICMEVMGQLQFLGDRAGELFEAELRSLADLLGMPEHALAR from the coding sequence ATGGTCGGCAGCAACGCGGCGACCGGTCGGGTGCCGTGGCGGGAACGGGTCCGCCTCACCGTGACCAAGGACATCGTGCTCGCGGCGCGGCGGCGGGTCGCCGTGGACGGCATCGAGGGCCTGACCATCCGGGCGGTGTCGCGGGACCTGGGGATGAGCAGCCCGGCCATGTACCGGTACTTCCGCAGCCTCGAAGACCTCACCGACGCCATCGTGCTCGACGTGCTGGACGAGATGACCGGCATGCTCGACGCCGTGGTCGACCAGTCCGCCGGCGAGGAAACCGCCCGACGGATCGTGCTGGCCAGCCGAGCCCTGCGACGCTGGGCCCTGGACCACGCCTTCGAGTTCCAACTGACCATGGTCACCCCACCCACAGCCGAAGCCGCCAAACCCCGCCTGTCCGACGCCCGCTACCGCTTCGGCAAGGTCTTCGCGGGCTTGTTCGCGAGGTTCCTCGGCGAACGCGGCGAGCCCCTGCCCGAAGATTCTGCCGCACTCCTCCCGGAGACGATCTCGGAGTTCCGCCGGCGCATGGAGCTGCCGGTGCCGGACTCCACCATCGCCTTGTTCCTGCGCTGCTGGGTGCGGCTGTACGGGGTGATCTGCATGGAGGTCATGGGCCAACTGCAGTTCCTGGGCGACCGCGCGGGGGAGCTGTTCGAGGCCGAACTACGCTCCCTGGCCGACCTCCTCGGCATGCCCGAACACGCCCTCGCCCGCTAA
- a CDS encoding TetR/AcrR family transcriptional regulator, whose product MELRERKKAATRLALHEAALRLALELGPDRVTVEAIADAADVSRRTFSNYFSGKEDAIFHGDRLRLRALVDTIHARPLAEPPETAFRAAAATLLADSLDPTWVAQRRLLRLHPTLLPHQVAAYSAVEQKLAAEAARRGADPLRSRVLAATFLATIRAATAHWLEHPDRPLAEWVDEALS is encoded by the coding sequence ATGGAGCTGCGCGAGCGCAAGAAGGCGGCGACCCGACTCGCCCTGCACGAGGCCGCCCTGCGGCTGGCCCTGGAACTCGGCCCGGACCGCGTCACCGTCGAGGCCATCGCCGACGCCGCCGACGTCTCCCGCCGGACGTTCTCCAACTACTTCTCGGGCAAGGAAGACGCGATCTTCCACGGCGACCGCCTGCGCCTGCGCGCACTCGTGGACACCATCCACGCCCGCCCGCTCGCCGAACCGCCGGAGACCGCCTTCCGCGCCGCCGCCGCGACGCTCCTGGCCGACTCGTTGGACCCGACCTGGGTCGCCCAGCGCCGCCTCCTGCGCCTCCACCCGACCCTGCTCCCCCACCAGGTGGCCGCGTACTCGGCCGTCGAGCAGAAACTGGCCGCGGAGGCGGCCCGCCGCGGCGCCGACCCCCTGCGTTCGCGGGTCCTGGCCGCCACCTTCCTGGCCACCATCCGGGCCGCCACCGCGCACTGGCTCGAGCACCCCGACCGCCCGCTCGCCGAGTGGGTCGACGAGGCCCTGTCGTAA
- a CDS encoding TetR/AcrR family transcriptional regulator: MTRPPGLRERKKLATRTALADAALRLCLERGVDGVTVEQVAHEAGVSLRTFFNYFSSKEEAVVAGDVATAEAFVRAFGERPADEPVLEALRRALVDILPEHVDRAKLEQLRLLRRTPTLLPAQLAAFHAQERALAGVVGERVGLDPGVDLYPMMFAATVMASVRVVVTQWLDTGDQRPLADLVNAMVDQLDAGFRR; encoded by the coding sequence ATGACTCGACCGCCTGGACTGCGGGAACGCAAGAAGCTCGCGACCCGTACCGCGCTGGCCGACGCCGCGCTCCGGCTGTGCCTGGAGCGCGGCGTCGACGGCGTGACGGTCGAGCAGGTGGCGCACGAGGCGGGGGTGTCCCTGCGCACGTTCTTCAACTACTTCTCCTCGAAGGAGGAGGCGGTCGTCGCGGGCGACGTGGCCACGGCGGAAGCCTTCGTCCGCGCGTTCGGCGAGCGCCCTGCGGACGAGCCGGTGCTGGAGGCCCTGCGCCGGGCACTGGTGGACATCCTGCCCGAGCACGTCGACCGGGCGAAGCTGGAGCAGTTGAGGCTGCTGCGCCGGACCCCCACCCTCCTGCCGGCACAGCTCGCCGCTTTCCACGCGCAGGAACGGGCGCTGGCGGGCGTGGTGGGGGAGCGGGTGGGGCTGGACCCAGGGGTGGACCTCTACCCGATGATGTTCGCCGCGACCGTGATGGCGTCGGTGCGGGTGGTGGTCACGCAGTGGCTGGACACCGGCGACCAGCGCCCGTTGGCCGACCTGGTGAACGCCATGGTCGACCAACTGGACGCCGGCTTCCGCCGCTGA
- a CDS encoding MDR family MFS transporter has product MTSTPERTAQESAAPVPMSHRQIMEALSGLLLVLFVAMLSGTVVSTALPQIIGALDGSQTQYTWVVTATLLAATASTPIWGKLADLFDKKTIVQVAIVVFAVGSIVSGFAQSAEQLIAARAFQGIGVGGLQALVQVVIAAMIPPRERGRYNGYLGAVMAVATVGGPLLGGLIVDTSWLGWRWCFFIGVPVALIALVVLQATLKVPSVRREDVKIDYLGAGLIAAGVSLLLVWITFVDDSFAWISWQSGAMVGGSLALLALAVFVESRAAEPVVPLGIVTRRTTALAILASVAVGMAMFGGAVFLGQYFQIGRGYTPTEAGLLTIPMMAGVLGASVISGRLITRSGRVKPYIVAGATVLVAGFALLGLVDHETSLVFVGGGMLLVGVGVGMSMQNLVLAVQNTVPLRDIGAASATIAFFRSLGGTIGVSVLGAVLARDVTDRITSGLHKAGIPASGTGGGSLNLNALPESVQHIVRAAYGDSTGHIFTISACIAVVGVVAALLLKPIVLRSSLDLDRK; this is encoded by the coding sequence ATGACGAGCACCCCGGAGCGGACGGCACAGGAGTCCGCGGCTCCCGTGCCGATGAGCCACCGCCAGATCATGGAGGCGCTCAGCGGGCTGCTGCTCGTGCTGTTCGTGGCCATGCTCAGCGGCACGGTGGTGTCCACCGCGCTGCCCCAGATCATCGGCGCGCTGGACGGGTCGCAGACCCAGTACACGTGGGTGGTCACCGCGACCCTGCTCGCCGCCACCGCCAGCACCCCGATCTGGGGCAAGCTCGCCGACCTGTTCGACAAGAAGACGATCGTGCAGGTCGCGATCGTCGTGTTCGCGGTGGGTTCGATCGTCAGCGGGTTCGCGCAGTCGGCGGAGCAGTTGATCGCCGCGCGGGCGTTCCAGGGCATCGGCGTCGGCGGGTTGCAGGCGTTGGTGCAGGTGGTGATCGCGGCGATGATCCCGCCCCGCGAACGCGGCCGGTACAACGGCTACCTGGGCGCGGTGATGGCCGTGGCGACGGTTGGCGGCCCGCTGCTGGGCGGTCTGATCGTGGACACCTCCTGGCTGGGCTGGCGCTGGTGCTTCTTCATCGGCGTGCCGGTGGCGTTGATCGCGCTGGTGGTCTTGCAGGCGACGCTGAAGGTGCCCTCCGTGCGGCGCGAGGACGTCAAGATCGACTACTTGGGCGCGGGGCTGATCGCGGCCGGCGTGTCGCTGCTGCTCGTGTGGATCACGTTCGTGGACGACTCGTTCGCCTGGATCTCGTGGCAGAGCGGCGCGATGGTCGGCGGGTCGCTGGCGCTGCTGGCGCTGGCGGTGTTCGTGGAGTCGCGGGCGGCGGAACCGGTGGTGCCGCTGGGGATCGTCACGCGGCGGACGACCGCGCTGGCGATCCTGGCCAGCGTCGCGGTGGGCATGGCGATGTTCGGCGGCGCGGTGTTCCTGGGCCAGTACTTCCAGATCGGGCGCGGCTACACGCCCACCGAGGCCGGGTTGCTGACCATCCCGATGATGGCCGGCGTGCTGGGCGCGTCGGTGATCAGCGGGCGGCTGATCACCCGCAGCGGGCGGGTCAAGCCCTACATCGTGGCCGGCGCGACCGTGCTGGTGGCCGGGTTCGCGCTGCTGGGCCTGGTGGACCACGAGACGTCGCTGGTGTTCGTCGGCGGCGGGATGCTGCTGGTGGGCGTCGGGGTCGGCATGAGCATGCAGAACCTCGTGCTCGCGGTGCAGAACACCGTGCCGCTGCGGGACATCGGCGCGGCCAGCGCGACCATCGCGTTCTTCCGGTCGCTGGGCGGCACGATCGGCGTGTCCGTGCTGGGCGCGGTGCTGGCGCGGGACGTGACCGACCGGATCACCAGCGGGCTCCACAAGGCCGGCATCCCGGCGTCCGGGACCGGGGGCGGGAGCCTGAACCTCAACGCGCTGCCGGAGTCGGTGCAGCACATCGTGCGCGCGGCCTACGGCGACTCGACCGGGCACATCTTCACCATCTCGGCGTGCATCGCGGTGGTGGGCGTGGTGGCGGCGCTGCTGCTCAAGCCGATCGTGCTGCGCTCCAGCCTGGACCTCGACCGGAAGTAG
- a CDS encoding CPBP family intramembrane glutamic endopeptidase translates to MTVPVRLQPASRWYLRTEFVVVFFGLVVAYTLLWRGTSPIPVLLVLGAAAVWHLLRTGFDRRSFWRAEALEDQWRPMLTLWTLTAAGCAAAVAVLTPDLLLVLPREQPLLWALIVVLYPLLSVYPQELLFRAFLFHRYEPAFGPTGTAAASALAFGFAHIAFGNWVAVVLSAAGGWIFATRYRQTRSLLVVSVEHALYGLLMFTVGLGQYFYHGSVTAG, encoded by the coding sequence GTGACCGTTCCGGTACGGCTGCAACCCGCATCCCGCTGGTACCTGCGCACCGAGTTCGTGGTCGTGTTCTTCGGCCTGGTGGTCGCGTACACCCTGCTGTGGCGCGGCACGAGCCCGATCCCCGTCCTGCTGGTGCTGGGCGCGGCGGCGGTGTGGCACCTGCTGCGCACCGGGTTCGACCGGCGCTCGTTCTGGCGTGCCGAGGCGCTGGAGGACCAGTGGCGGCCCATGCTGACCCTCTGGACGCTCACCGCGGCGGGCTGCGCGGCGGCGGTCGCCGTCCTCACGCCGGACCTGCTGCTGGTGCTGCCGCGCGAACAACCGCTGCTGTGGGCGCTGATCGTGGTGCTCTACCCGCTGCTCAGCGTCTACCCGCAGGAACTGCTGTTCCGCGCGTTCCTGTTCCACCGCTACGAACCGGCGTTCGGCCCGACGGGGACGGCGGCGGCCAGCGCGCTGGCCTTCGGGTTCGCGCACATCGCGTTCGGCAACTGGGTCGCCGTCGTGCTGTCCGCGGCGGGCGGCTGGATCTTCGCCACCCGATACCGCCAGACCCGGTCACTGCTGGTGGTCTCGGTGGAGCACGCCCTGTACGGGCTGCTGATGTTCACCGTGGGCCTGGGCCAGTACTTCTACCACGGCTCGGTCACAGCAGGCTGA
- a CDS encoding cytochrome P450: MTSPTVSRGPSQDRLALRLPPEYTERTPGCPFDPSTRLTRMGAEGPVHQVTMGDGDTAWLITGHEEARAVLADPRFSSDRFRSERVLRKLPETLRQRMTDPAVRAGNFITMDAPEHTRYRKLLTGQFTVRRMRQLTPRIQEIVTEHLDAMLASGNRADLVQAFALPVPSLVICELLGVAYEDRAQFQERSGTLLRLNAPAEDVVKAADELRAFMRGLIRSKRAEPTDDLLSGLITSAPDLTDDELVGISLLLLIAGHETTANMLALGTFALLEHPEELAKLRDDPSLIDGAVEELLRYLSIVHLGPVRTTLEEVEIAGVRIPADETVIINVPVANRDPRVYGDRDQLDVARGRVSHLAFGHGIHQCLGQQLARVEMAVGFTELLRRLPGLRLDLPASEVPLRSDMLVYGVHSLPVAWD, encoded by the coding sequence ATGACCAGCCCCACCGTTTCCCGGGGACCCAGCCAGGACCGCCTGGCCCTGCGGCTGCCGCCGGAGTACACCGAGCGCACCCCGGGTTGCCCGTTCGACCCGTCGACCCGCCTGACCCGGATGGGCGCTGAGGGCCCCGTCCACCAGGTGACCATGGGCGACGGCGACACCGCCTGGCTGATCACGGGCCACGAGGAGGCCCGCGCGGTGCTGGCGGACCCGAGGTTCAGCTCGGACCGCTTCCGCAGCGAACGAGTCCTGCGCAAACTCCCCGAGACGCTGCGGCAGCGCATGACCGACCCGGCCGTCCGCGCGGGCAACTTCATCACCATGGACGCCCCGGAGCACACCCGGTACCGCAAGCTCCTGACCGGCCAGTTCACCGTCCGCCGGATGCGCCAACTGACCCCGCGCATCCAGGAGATCGTCACCGAGCACCTGGACGCCATGCTCGCGTCCGGCAACCGCGCCGACCTGGTGCAGGCCTTCGCCCTCCCGGTGCCTTCTCTGGTGATCTGCGAACTCCTCGGCGTCGCCTACGAGGACCGGGCCCAGTTCCAGGAACGGTCCGGCACCCTCCTGCGCCTCAACGCCCCGGCCGAGGACGTGGTGAAGGCCGCGGACGAACTGCGCGCCTTCATGCGCGGCCTCATCCGGTCCAAGCGCGCCGAGCCCACCGACGACCTCCTGTCGGGCTTGATCACCTCCGCACCGGACCTGACCGACGACGAGCTGGTGGGGATCTCCCTGCTGCTGTTGATCGCCGGCCACGAGACCACGGCGAACATGCTCGCCCTGGGCACGTTCGCGTTGCTGGAACACCCGGAGGAGCTCGCCAAACTCCGCGACGACCCGTCCCTCATCGACGGGGCGGTGGAGGAGCTGCTGCGCTACCTGTCGATCGTCCACCTGGGGCCCGTGCGCACCACGCTGGAGGAGGTCGAGATCGCCGGCGTCCGCATCCCGGCCGACGAAACGGTGATCATCAACGTGCCGGTGGCCAACCGCGACCCACGGGTCTACGGCGACCGGGACCAGCTGGACGTGGCCCGCGGCCGGGTGTCCCACCTGGCGTTCGGGCACGGCATCCACCAGTGCCTGGGGCAGCAGTTGGCGCGGGTGGAGATGGCCGTCGGGTTCACCGAGCTGCTGCGCCGGCTGCCGGGCTTGCGCCTGGACCTGCCGGCTTCGGAGGTCCCGCTGCGCAGCGACATGCTGGTCTACGGCGTGCACAGCCTCCCGGTCGCCTGGGACTGA
- a CDS encoding MarR family winged helix-turn-helix transcriptional regulator: MDPNGELVDRLRDLMKVVRRLKQESTAHYLSVPTGLVATLTLIDRSAGCHAKELALRTGLDQSTVSRAVGTLVAHGLVERRADPADGRASVLAVTDAGHAVLDQARGWYDDLLSRALAHWEPTEVDALNAALGRLTADVEATLEASR, encoded by the coding sequence GTGGACCCCAACGGTGAACTGGTCGACCGGCTCCGCGACCTGATGAAGGTCGTGCGCCGGCTCAAGCAGGAGAGCACGGCTCACTACCTGTCCGTGCCGACCGGGCTGGTCGCCACCTTGACGCTGATCGACCGGTCCGCCGGGTGCCACGCCAAGGAACTGGCGCTGCGCACCGGCCTGGACCAGTCGACCGTCAGCCGCGCGGTGGGCACGCTCGTCGCGCACGGGCTGGTGGAGCGCCGCGCGGACCCCGCGGACGGGCGGGCCAGCGTGCTCGCCGTCACCGACGCAGGGCACGCCGTGCTGGACCAGGCCCGCGGGTGGTACGACGACCTGCTCTCCCGGGCGCTCGCCCACTGGGAACCGACCGAGGTGGACGCGCTCAACGCGGCCCTGGGCCGGCTCACCGCCGATGTCGAAGCCACGTTGGAGGCAAGCCGATGA
- a CDS encoding isoamylase early set domain-containing protein: MLRSTRLFGPKRRVTFSLPADAPDGPVSVVGSFNNWTPGIHELVPRRDGTRSVTVILPPGTHRFRYLGADGHWFDDDHAQRLDGDSAITI; this comes from the coding sequence ATGCTCCGCAGCACGCGCTTGTTCGGACCAAAACGCCGAGTGACCTTCTCACTGCCCGCAGACGCCCCCGACGGCCCGGTCAGCGTCGTGGGCTCGTTCAACAACTGGACCCCAGGCATCCACGAACTGGTCCCCCGCCGCGACGGCACGAGGTCCGTAACAGTGATCCTGCCCCCAGGCACCCACCGCTTCCGCTACCTGGGCGCAGACGGCCACTGGTTCGACGACGACCACGCCCAACGCCTGGACGGCGACAGCGCCATCACGATCTGA
- a CDS encoding MDR family MFS transporter: MSGLMLGMFMAILASTIVSNALPRIIADLHGSQSVYTWVVTTELLAMTATVPLWGKLADLYSRKLLIQLSLGMFVVGSLIAGFSPNVEVLIASRVVQGLGAGGMTALATIVMAAMIPPRDMGKYAGLFGAVFGVGTVAGPLIGGVMVDTSWLGWRWCFFIGVPFTLASIFLLQRTLHLPVVRQEVEIDWLGAALIVSGVSTLLVWTTLAGNRFEWVSGWSALMVVGGLVLLALAVWVESRAADPIVPLSIFAGRTVSLTTLASALVGVAMFGGTVFLSQYFQIGLGKTPTQAGLMSLPLIFGLLVSSTVAGGLITKWGHWKVFLVAGGVVMVGGMLLLATIDAQTSVLTVSVHMAVLGVGVGMLMQNLVLVAQNDVPAKDLGATTSTLTFFRSLGGAIGVSVLGAVLANKVTSLSAEKFGPPAGGTNEVPDLSKLPREALAVVQDIYATATAELFLIGAPIAALALVAVLFIKEKPLKTQSGDERLAAELAGTH, encoded by the coding sequence ATGTCGGGGCTGATGCTCGGCATGTTCATGGCCATCCTGGCGTCCACCATCGTGTCCAACGCGCTGCCGCGCATCATCGCCGACCTGCACGGGTCGCAGTCGGTCTACACGTGGGTGGTCACCACCGAACTGCTGGCCATGACCGCGACCGTCCCCCTGTGGGGCAAGCTCGCCGACCTCTACAGCCGCAAGCTGTTGATCCAGCTGTCCCTCGGCATGTTCGTGGTCGGCTCGCTCATCGCGGGCTTCTCGCCCAACGTCGAGGTGCTCATCGCCAGCCGCGTCGTGCAGGGTCTGGGCGCGGGCGGTATGACGGCGCTCGCCACGATCGTGATGGCCGCCATGATCCCGCCGCGTGACATGGGCAAGTACGCGGGTCTGTTCGGCGCGGTCTTCGGTGTGGGTACGGTCGCGGGGCCGCTGATCGGCGGTGTCATGGTCGACACGTCGTGGTTGGGCTGGCGCTGGTGCTTCTTCATCGGCGTGCCGTTCACGCTGGCGTCGATCTTCCTGCTCCAGCGCACCCTGCACCTGCCCGTGGTCCGGCAGGAGGTCGAGATCGACTGGTTGGGCGCGGCGCTGATCGTGTCGGGTGTGTCGACGCTGCTGGTGTGGACGACGTTGGCGGGCAACCGGTTCGAGTGGGTGTCGGGCTGGTCGGCGCTCATGGTCGTCGGCGGTCTGGTGCTGCTGGCGCTGGCCGTGTGGGTGGAGTCGCGGGCGGCGGACCCGATCGTGCCGTTGTCGATCTTCGCCGGCCGGACGGTGTCGCTGACCACGCTGGCCAGCGCGCTGGTCGGTGTCGCGATGTTCGGCGGCACGGTGTTCCTGTCGCAGTACTTCCAGATCGGCCTGGGCAAGACGCCCACGCAAGCCGGCCTGATGAGCCTGCCGCTGATCTTCGGCCTGCTGGTCTCCTCGACGGTGGCCGGTGGTCTGATCACCAAGTGGGGACACTGGAAGGTGTTCCTGGTGGCCGGTGGCGTGGTGATGGTCGGCGGCATGCTGCTGCTGGCCACCATCGACGCGCAGACCTCCGTGCTCACCGTGTCCGTGCACATGGCCGTGCTGGGCGTCGGCGTCGGCATGCTGATGCAGAACCTCGTGCTCGTGGCCCAGAACGACGTGCCCGCGAAGGACCTGGGCGCGACCACGTCCACGCTCACGTTCTTCCGGTCGCTGGGCGGCGCCATCGGCGTCAGCGTGCTGGGCGCGGTGCTGGCGAACAAGGTGACCAGCTTGTCGGCGGAGAAGTTCGGTCCGCCGGCCGGCGGCACCAACGAGGTGCCGGACCTGTCGAAGCTGCCGCGCGAGGCGTTGGCGGTCGTCCAGGACATCTACGCGACGGCCACGGCGGAGCTGTTCCTGATCGGCGCGCCGATCGCGGCCCTGGCGCTGGTGGCGGTGCTGTTCATCAAGGAGAAGCCGCTCAAGACCCAGAGCGGCGACGAGCGCCTGGCGGCGGAACTGGCCGGCACCCACTAG